The Herbiconiux sp. A18JL235 region TCACGGCGATGGCCACGATCAGCAGCTCTCCGGCGCGGGCAGCACGTGTGCGGCAAGGTCGTACTCTTCGGTGAGCCGGCCGCTGGAGAAGTAGACGTCGGCGTTGCGCTGGATCTCGTCGAGACGGTTCGAGGTCTGGTACTCGAGCATCACTTCCTTGGCGGCCACCTCGGCGGGAGCACCGAGGAACGCCGAGAACTGCTCCTCGAAGTAGGCGCGGTCATCGACCAGGGCGCCCTGCGCGTCGAAGATCGCGCACTGGATCGCCGCGATGGTGTTCGGGTTCTTCTCCGCGAACTGACGCGAGGCCACCCAGCCCGACTCGGCCATGCCCTCATAGTCGTCGGCTCCGTAGTCGAACACGCTCACGCTGCCGAGACCGCGAACGGCGGCGAGCGTCGGGCCGACCGCGCTCGAGGCGTCGACGGTGCCCTGCTCGAGGGCGGCGGCGACCTCGCCGTAGGGCAGCTCGACCCAGTTCACGGCGTCGGGGTCGAGGTCTTGCTTCAGCATCGCGTCGCGCAGCTTGATGGCGTGGCTCGACGAGAGCGAGATGACGTTCACGGTCTTGCCCTCGAGGTCGGCGAGCGACGTGATCCCCGACGATTCGAGCGCTTCGAGGGAGCTCGTGCCGGGCGACGACGCCCACCCCTCAGCGATGACGACGAGGTCGAGGCCCTGCTTGATGGCGTCGATGACGCCGAAGTAGCTGGTGTTCGCCGCTGCGGCGTCGCCCGAGATCACCGAGGTGACCGCCACACCGGAGTTGTCGACGAAGTACGGCTCGATGGTGAGGCCGTACTCGCTGCCGAACTCGTCGGCGGCGAGCTGCAACGGGATGGTGCCCGGCCCCTTGATGCCGGTGAGCGAGACGTCGGTCACCTCAGGGGCGTTCGGGTCGCCGGCCGCAAGGGTGTCGGCTGCGCCGCCCGATCCGGAATCGGCGCCGGGAGCGCAGGCTGCGAGCGAGGCTGCGAGACCCAGTGCGAGCGCCCCTCCCAGGGTGCCTCTCGCGATGCGGTGTCGGCCCCGGCTGTGCTGTGAGCGTGCAGGCATGATGACGTCCTCTCCATTGAGTTCAGATCACGTGTGTTTGTCAGACAATATGATGATCTGGCTGAATGGTCAACCCGTCTGCCCGCCCGCACCGCGGGCCGGAGCTCAGTTCTGGTCGGAGCCGTTGTCGGCCTGCCGCAGGTGCAGCAGGGCGGTCTTCGAGGCGTTGCGCACGTGCGTGGCGCAGAGTTCTGCGGCCTCCTTCGCGTGCCGCTTCTTGGCCGCCGAGGCCATGGCCCGCAGCTCCGTTGCGGCCTCGACGGCGCGCCCGGGCTCGGCCATCGAGGTCGCCCGCAGGATGCGCACCCTGGCCTGGATGCCCTCGATGATGTTCTGCAGAGTGGGGCTCGCCGCGCCCTTGATGAGCACGTCGTAGATGCCGTCCTTGGCGTCGAGCACGAGCTTGATCTCCTGCTCGCCGGTGGAGAACTCCGCGAAGTTCTCGACGGCGTCGTCGAGGCGGGCGAGCTGTTCGTCGGTGGCGCGCTCGACGAATCGTTCCACCAGGATCGATTCGAGCACGGCGCGGATCTCATAGAGGTCTTCGGCCTCCGCGAGCGAAGGGGCGCTCACGATCGCCCCGCGCTGCGGCACGACGGTGACGAGGCCTTCGCTGGTGAGCTCGCGCAACGCCTCGCGGATGGTGGTGCGCGAGACCCCGAGCTGCTCGATGAGCTCGCGCTCGACGAGGCGCTGGCCGGGGCGCAGGGTGAAGTCGAGGATCGCCGAGCGGAGGGCCGAGATGACCTGTTCGCGCAACGGGGCCGCGACGCGGTCGACGTGTGCGCTCGACCAGGCTTGAGAGAGGGTGTTGGGAGCGGTCATCGTGCCTCCTTCGCGGCGGGATGGTGTGCCGATCATACAGCGGGCACGCATCCTGTCTGTCAGCCGCGCGGCGGGCCGGGTTGCGCCGGATGCACGGGGGGCGAGAATATATTACTGTCAGACAATCCGAGGTGAGACTCAGGGCGCGAGGGAGCGCCCGGCGCCCGGAGCGGCCCTGGGCCGTAGAGGAAAGGCGGCACGATGACGTACGCAGGGCTCGAGGGCAAGGTCGCGATCGTGACGGGAGGGACCGGCGGGATCGGGTCTGCGGTCGTCGACAGGCTTTCCGCCGCAGGTGCGAAGCTCGTGATCGTCGATCTCGACGGCGATCGCGCGAAGGCCGCCGCCGACGCTCTCGACGGCGAGGCCATCGGGGTGCAGGCCGACGTGTCGACCGAGGCCGGGGTCGACTCCTACATCGAGGCGGCGATCTCCACCTTCGGGTCGGCCGACCTGCACCACCTGAACGCCGGCATCGCCGGCAAGCCCGGCGTGCAGCTCACCGACGCCGCGGTCGACGAGTGGGACGCCGTGATGGCGGTGAACCTCCGCGGCCCGTTCCTCGGCACCCGGGCGGCGCTGCGTCATTTCGTGAAGACCGGCACGACGGGTTCCATCGTCGTGACCGCCTCGATCGCGAGCCTCCGCGGCGCCGCCGACCTGCTCGCCTACACCACCTCCAAGCACGGCGTGATCGGTCTGGTGCACGGCGCTGCGGTCTACGCGGGCCCGATCGGAGTGCGCGTGAACGGCGTGGCCCCGGGCATCGTGCCCACCCCGATCTTCGGTGAGGCGGGCATCCAGGACATGAAGAAGCGTGCGAGCACCTCGCCCCTCCGGCGGGCCGGGGAGCCCGACGAGGTGGCGGCGGCGGTGGCGTTCCTCTTGAGCGACGACTCCTCCTACGTGACCGGCGCCGTGCTCTCGGTCGACGGCGGAGCGAGCGTGCAGAACACCAACCGCTACGGCGGCGGTGCGGGACTCTGGGACCCGGCGGGCATCGACGACGACCTCGTCTCCGCCTGGCGCGCCGGGGTCGAGGGCTGACCGTCCGACGCCCGTCGACACAGATTGTCAGACGATATTGACATCATACAATCCGTGCGACAGCATGGAGCCACGGGGCGCATCGATGCGACCCGGCAGTTTCGAAGGGGAAACCGCATGAACATCGTCACCGGCGTAGGAGGCTACGTCTCCGCATCCGTCGCCGAACGGCTGCTCGAGGCGCAGGGCGCCGACCAGCTCGTGGTCACCAGCCGCGACCAGAAGACCCTCGAGGCCTGGCGTGGCCGCGGAGTCGACGCCCGGTACGCCGACTACAACGACAAGGCCTCGCTCCTCGAGGCCTTCCGCGGGGGCGACCGCCTGTTCCTCGTCTCGGCGATGGAGGCCGGGCCGAGCCGCCAGGGGCAGCACCGCAACGCCGTCGAGGCGGCGGCGGAAGCCGGGGTGCAGCACATCGTCTACACCTCCTTCATCGGCACCGAGCGCGACGAGGTGAACTCCGTCGAGGTCGCCGACCACAAGTTCACGGAGGCCCTCATCCGGGAGAGCGGACTCACCTGGAACGTGCTGCGCAACAACCAGTACGCGGATGCGATGGCCGAGAACCAGGCGGCGATCGCCATCACCTCGGGGCAGAGCATCGGCAACACCGGCGACGGGCTCGTCGGCTTCGTCGCGCGCTCCGACGTGGCCGCGGTCGCCGCCGAGATCATGCTCGGCGCCGGAGAACCCGACACCGGCTACGACGTCACCGGGCCGGAGCTGCTGAGCTACCGACAGGTGGGCGAGATGATCGCCGAGCTGAGCGGTGCGCCCATCACGATCGTCGACCTGAGCGACGACGAGATGTATGCGATGTGGGACGCCCTCGGCGTGCCGCGCGACGCCACAGGCGACTTCTCGAAGTCGCCCGTGCCGTGGGGGAGCGACGGGATGGTGACCTTCGGCCGGATGATCAGGGCGGGCCACCTGGCCAGGCTCACCGACGTGGTGGAGCGTTTCACGGGCCGTCAGCCGAGGGCGCTCCGCGACCTCATGCTCGAGCGCCGCGGCGGCTGGCCTCCCGCGCCCGCCGGCACGGCCAGCGAGGCCGACACCGAGGGAGCTGACGTCGCATGAGCGACCAGTACGAGTTCACCATCGTCAAGTACGGCACCCGCCACGGGCACCGGGCCGAGGTCTACCTCAACTACCACGTGCACGGGCAGCCCGACGGGCCGATCGACATGGACTACTTCGTCTGGGTCGCCCGCAACGCCGAGCGCACCATCCTCTTCGACACCGGCTTCTCGGTGCAGGGCGGGGCGAACCGCAACCGCACCTTCGTCGCCGAGATCCCCGACATCTACGCGGCGCTCGGGATCGACATGGACGCCGAGCAGACCCTCGTCGTCACCCATGCGCACTACGACCACATCGGCAACCTCGCCGCCTTCCCGAAGGCGCGCATCGTCATCGCCCAGGCCGAGCTCGACTTCTGGCTCTCCTCGATGGGCGAGCGCTCCCAGTTCGCCTGGTCGACCGAGCCCGAGGAGATCGACGCGTTGCGCACGGCCGTCGAGGAGGGTCGCGTGACGACCTTCACCGACTCGATCGAGGTGGCGCCCGGCATCGAGCTCATCCAGGTGGGCGGCCACACCCCCGGCCAGGCGATCGCGCGCATCCGCACAGCCGACGGCGATGTGCTGCTCGCCTCCGACGCCGTGCACTATTACGAGGAGTACGACGACGACATGCCGTTCGCCTTCGTCGCCGACCTGCCGGGTATGTACGCCGGGTTCGACCGCATCCGCGAGCTGCTCGACGGCGGCGTGAGTCACCTCGTGTGCGGCCACGACCCCTCCACCCTCGATCGTTTCACCGCCGTCACCGCCGGCCCGCTCGCCGGCATCGCCGCCACCATCGGCACCCCACGAAAGGACCCCGCCTGAGATGACCGATCCCACAGCGACCGATCGGCCGGCGACGACCGACCGCATCGGCTTCATCGGCCTCGGCAACATGGGCGGCCGCATGACCCGCCGCATCGTCGACGGCGGGGTGCCCGTGCGGGGCTTCGACATGCAGCGCGCCGCAGTCGAGGCGGCGGGCGCGACGCCGCTCGAATCGGCGGTCGCGGTCGCCGAGCAGAGCGACGTGGTGTTCCTGTCCCTTCCCGACAGCAAGGTGGTCGAGCGGGTGCTGCTCGCCGACACGGCCTTCATCCCCGCGCTCCATGAGAACGCGGTGGTCGTCGATCTCAGCACGGCGTCGCCGTCGTCGACCCAGCGCATCCACGAGAAGCTCGCGGCGCGCGGCGTGCACTACCTCGACGCGGGCATCTCCGGCGGCGCGGCGGCAGCCGAGAAGGGCGCTCTCACCCTCATGGTGGGCGGCGACGCCACGGCCCTCGACCGGGTGCGGCCCGTGCTCGCCCACTTCGCCACGAACGTCTTCCTCATGGGCGGCTCGGGCGCCGGGCACTCGACGAAGCTGCTCAACAACTTCCTGAACGCCATCAGCCTCTCGGCCACCGCCGAGGTGATGGTGGCGGCGAAGAAGGCGGGGCTCGACCTGGCGACGGTGCTCGACGTGCTGAACGCCAGCTCCGGCGTCAACTTCGCCACCCTCAACCGCTTTCCGAAGATCATCACGGGCGACTACCTCAAGGGCGGCCTCACCAACGCGCTCATGATGAAGGACGTGGTGCTCTACGTCGACCACCTGCACGAGCTCGGGGTCGCCTCGCTCAACGCGCCGGGCCCGATGGCGAGCTTCGGCCTCGCCCAATCACTCGGCTACGCCGACCAGATCAGCAACACCGTCGTCGACGCGATCGGAGACGTCTCGGGCCATGTGCGCCTGCACGAACCCGAGACCCCCGATTCGCCCGCAGCCGGCACGGCACGACCCACCGACACGAAGGACTGAAGCCATGACCAACCACGACGCGACCAGGGGCGAGACCTACGAGGCCGGCCTCCAGGTGCGCCGCGAGGTGCTCGGTGCCGAGCACGTCGAGCGCTCGCTCGGCGCGGTGACCGAGTTCTCTCGCCCCATCCAGGAGCTCGTCACCGAGTACTGCTGGGGAGCGGTCTGGACGAGCGACGGGCTCGATCGTCGCACCAGGAGCCTGCTCAACCTCGTCATGCTCACGGCGTTGAACCGGCCGCACGAGCTCGGCGTGCACGTGCGCGGCGCGATCCGCAACGGGGTCACCGTGGAGGAGATCCAGGAGGCGCTCCTGCAGACCGCGGTCTACGTAGGGGTGCCCGCCGCGCTCGAGTCGTTCCGTGTCGCCGAGTCGAAGCTCACCGAGATGAAGACGGCCGGCGAGCTGTGAGCGACGTGACCCGCCCCGTCGTGGCGTTCATCGGCCTCGGCAACATGGGCAGCCCCATGGCCGAACGCCTCGTGACGGCGGGCTACCACGTGATCGGCAGCGACGTCGCCGAGGCCGCGCGCGAACGCCTCGTCGCCGCGGGCGGCGAGAGCGCCGAGAGCGCAGCGGATGCGGTCTCCCGCGCCGACCTCGTCATCCTCATGCTCCCCAACTCGGCGATCGTCGAGGCCGTCGTGACAGGTGGCGACTCCGAGGGCGGTGGCGTGCTGGCGGTGGCCCGCCCCGGAACCCTGTTCGTCGACATGAGCTCCTCCGAGCCGCTGCGCACGCGCGCGCTCGCCGAGACGGTCGCCGCGGGCGGCGCGCGTCTCATCGACGCGCCCGTGAGCGGTGGCGTGAAAGGTGCCGTCGCCGGCACCCTCACCATCATGGTGGGAGGTGCCGAGGCCGACCTCGCCGACGCCCAGGGTGTGCTCGAGGTGCTCGGCAAGCCCGCCCTCGTCGGCCCGGTGGGCGCGGGTCACGCGCTGAAGGCGATCAACAATCTGATGTCGGCAGCCCACCTCTGGGTGACCAGCGAGGCCATGCTCACCGGCATCGCCTTCGGGCTCGACCCGAACGTCATGCTCGACGCCATCAACACCTCGAGCGGGCGGAGCGGGTCGACCCAGCTGAAGTGGCCGAACTTCATCGTGGGGGAGACCTACGACTCGGGCTTCGGCCTCGCCCTCATGCTGAAGGACATGCGCATCGCCACCGGTCTCGCCGAGAGCCTCGGTGTGCCGCACACGTTGAGCGACCGGGCCGTCGAGCATTGGACGACCGCCGACGCCGAGCTCGGCGTCGGCGCCGACCACACCGAGGTGGCCCGATGGCTGCGGCAGCAGGAGAAGGAGAACAAGTCATGACCGCCGAGTCCGCCGACGCCCGCAAGGCCGAGATCCGCCACGAGTACGAGGCCGCCCACGGCGAGTGGGACGGCGGAACGCAGGCCGTGCTCGACCTCGACCCCGAGTTCCTCGCCGCGTACTCGAAGCTCGCCGCCGTTCCCGACCGGGTGGGCGCCCTGCCCGAGAAGGTGCGCCACTTCGTGCGCCTCGCCGTCGCCGCGAACTCGACCCACCTCTATCTGCCGCCGGTGCGCGGCCACATCCGTCGCGCCCTCCAGGCGGGTGCAACACCGGCCGAGGTGATGGAGGTGCTCGAGTGCTGCGCCACCCTCGGCATCCACTCGATGAACATCGGCGTGCCCATCCTCGTCGACGTGCTCGAGCAGGAGGGCATCCGCACGGGTGCCGCCGAGCTCGACGAGTACCAGGAGCGCCTCAAGGCCGAGTTCACCGAGAAGCGCGGCTACTGGCACAGCTTCTGGAACGAGATCCTCGAGCTCGCCCCCGAGTTCTTCGACGCCTACACCGAGTTCAGCTCGGTGCCCTGGGTCTCCGGGCCCCTGGAGCCGAAGGTGAAGGAGTTCATGTACATCGCCTTCGACACCGCGGCCACCCACCTCTACACCTCGGGCCTGCGTCTCCACATCGAGAACGCGGTGCGGTACGGCGCGACCGCCGCCGAGATCGTCGAGGTGATGGAGATCGCCGCCACCCTCGGCATCCACGGCGTGTTCGAGGCAGCCCCGGTGCTCGTCGAGGAAGCCAGGAAGCTGTCATGACCCGGCCGGCCCCGGATGCCTCGCCCTACGAGCTGAGCGCTGACGCCGAGCAGCGCTTCCGCGAGCTGCTCGGCGACGACGCCGTGGTCACCGACCGGGCGGGCCGCGACGACTACGCCGACCCCTATTGGATCAAGGGAGACCGCAGCTACGACTCCTCCGCCGTGCTCTACCCCTCGAGCACCGAGGGGGTGCAGGCCGTCGTGCGCCTCGCCGACGAGCTCGAGGTGCCGCTCTGGGTCTCGTCGCAGGGCCGCAACAACGGCTACGGCGGGCCCTCGCCGAGGGTCGCCGGCTCGGTGCTGGTGAGCCTGCGCCGCATGAACCGGGTGCTCGAGATCAACCCGACCCTCGCCTACGCCGTGGTGGAGCCGGGCGTGAGCTGGATGGAGCTGCACGCCGCCATCGCCGAGGCCGGCCACAACGACCTGCTCGTCTCGGTGCCCGACCTCGGCTGGGGATCGGTGGTCGGCAACTCGCTCGACAGCGGGGTCACCTACCTTCCGCTCGGCGTCGACTTCCAGGCCCCGACCGGCATGGAGGTGGTGCTCGCCGACGGGTCGCTGCTGCGCACCGGGATGGGCGCCCTGCCGAACTCGAAGGCGTGGCACACCTACAAGCGCGGGCTCGGCCCCGTGCTCGACCCGCTGTTCGTGCAGTCGAACTTCGGTATCGTCACGAAGATGGGCTACTGGCTCATGCGCAAGCCCGACGCCTACGCCCCGCTCTTCCTCACGGTGCCGCGCACCCACCAGCTCGAGCAGGCCATCGACATCCTGCGCGAGCTCCGGCTCTCCGGTCTCATCCGCGGCGTGCCGGTGATGCAGAACACGCTCACCCTCGCCTCCCACTTCCCCGAGCTCCTCGGCCCCATGCAGGCCGAGGGCACCCTCGGCGAGGAGCAGCTCGACGCCCTCGCCGACGCCTCAGGGGTGGGTCGGTGGGGGATGCGCACCGCGGTCTGGGGAGACGAGGTGGTCGTCGCCCGCCAGGTCGAGCGCATCACCGAGGCGTGGTCGGCGATCGACGGCGCTCGGGTCGACCACCACCGCACCTTCCTCCGCGACGAGTGGGACCAGATCGTCGACTTCGCCGACAAGGTGCAGGCGGGCATCCCGAACCTCGACATGCTCGAGTCGATGCCCCCCGGCTTCGGCCACGTCGGCTTCTCGCCGGCGGTGCCGCTCGTCGGCAGCGAGATGGTGAAGGTGGTCGAGCTGATGGAATCGACCGTGAAGCGCGAGACCACGGCGAGCTTCCTCGTCGGCATCTGCGTCGCCAACGAGCGCACCGCCGTCGTGGTGGGCGGCTTCGGCTTCGACACCGCGAACGACGCCGACGTGCGCGACGCCTACCGCACCGTGAAGACCATGATCCGCGAGGTCGGCGAGCTCGGCTACGGCGAGTACCGCGCCCACCTCGATTTCATGGACGAGGCGGCCGCCGAGTACTCCTTCGGCGACCACGCCTACCTCCGCTTCGTCGAGCGCATCAAAGACGCCGTCGACCCGAAGGGCATCCTCTCGCCCGGCAAGCAGGGCATCTGGCCCGCGAACCGCCGCACCACCTGATCTGCACCATCCACCCACCCCGCAGTAGAGGAGCAACGATGCCCCACCAGATCACCGAGGCCGATCTCGCCGCCTTCCGCTCCGAGCTCGCCGGGCCGCTGCTCGAGCGCGGCGACGACGGCTACCAGGCCGAGATCGACGGCTTCAACTCGCTCTCGCCGATGGCACCCGACCTCGTCGTCGGCGCCACCGGCGAGGCAGACGTCCAGGCCGCGGTGCGCTTCGCCGCCGCCCACGACCTCGAGGTCGTGGTGCAGGCCACCGGCCACGGCTCGTACCGCGGGGTCGATCACGGCCTCCTCATCCGCACCCACCGGCTCGACTCCGTCACCGTCGATGCGGAGGCGGGCACCTACACGATCGGTGCCGGGACGCGCTGGATGGGCATCCTCCCGCAGCTCGCCGAGCACGGGCTCGCCGCCGTGACAGGCTCCTCGCCGAGCGTCGGCGCCGTCGGGCTCACCCTCGGCGGGGGCGTCGGCCCCCTCAGCCGCACGCTCGGCTGGGCGGCCGACCGTGCGGTCTCCTACCGGGTGGTGATCGGCGACGGCTCTGTGGTGGAGGTCGACGCCGATCACCACCCCGACCTGTTCTGGGCGCTGAAGGGCGGCAAGGTCGGGCTCGGCGTCGTCACAGAGATGACGCTCGAGGCCGTGGCGCTGCCGCAGATCTTCGGCGGCGGCCTGTTCTTCGCGCAGGAGCACATCGACCAGGTGCACCACGCCTGGCTCGACTGGGCGGCGACGCTTCCCGAAGCGGCCAACACCTCGATCGCCATCCTCCGTCTTCCTCCCGAGGGTGTCCCCGAGCCGCTGGCCGGGCGCACCCTCGCCCACGTGCGCTTCGCCTACGTGGAGGAGGGAGCGGATGCGGCCCGGCTCGAGTCGCGCGGGGCCGAACTGCTCGCGCCGCTTCTCGAGGCGGCCCCCGTCTACCTCGACTTCTGCGGCCTCCTCCCGACCTCCGAGGTCGGCACCATCCACGCCGAGCCGTTCGGCCCGCTGCCCATCTGGGAGCGCGGCGAGTTCCTCGACGAGATCGACCACGACTACGTGCAGGCCGTGCTCGACCAGGCCGGCGGCTCGGTCGAGTCGCCCTTCGCCACCGTCGAGACCCGCCTGCTCGGTGGAGCCATCGCGCGCGACGCCGCCCTCCCGAACGCCATCGGCGGCCGCGGCGCGAAGTACTCGCTGCTCGTCATCGCCGCGGTCATCCCCGGGCTGAACGACGAGGCGCTGCCGGTGGCGGGGCCCGCTCTGTTCGACGCCGTCGCCGACTACTCGCACGACGAGATCAACTACAACTGGGCCGGCCATCCGACGCCCGCCGCCTTCAGGCGCCTGTGGCCCGCCGAGACGGCGGCGAAGCTCGCCGAGGTGCGGAAGCGGTACGACCCGGCCGGCACCTTCGCCTACGGCCACTGACCGCCCTTACAGAGCCCCCATATAAGAGGAACGAGACCATGACCAGCATCGAAGGGCGCGTCGCCGTCGTCACCGGGGGAGCCTCCGGAATCGGCCGCGGCATCGCCGAGCAGCTCATCGCCGAAGGTGCGACGGTGGTGATCGCCGACGTGCAGCAGGATGCGCTCGAGGCGACAGCCGCCGAGATCGGCGCCGTGGGCATCCGGGTCGACGTCACCGACCCCGAGAGCGTCGAGTCGCTCGCGGCCGAGGTGATGGAGCGTTTCGGCTCGGTGGGCATCCTGGTGAACAACGCCGGGGTGGGGCCGCTCGCCCGCATCGCCGACCTCAAGCTCGCCGACTGGAAATGGCTCATCGACGTGAACCTGTGGGGGGTCATCCACGGGGTCACGACGTTCCTTCCGCTGCTGCAGGCGAACCCCGACGGCGGCCACATCGTCAACACGGGGTCGATGGCCTCGTTCGCGCCGATGGCGGGCGGCGGTGCCTACGCCGTGACCAAGTACGGCGTCGCCGCGCTCACCGAGGCCCTCGCGCTCGAGCTCGCCGAAGACGGGTCTCCGGTGCACGCCACCCTGCTCGCTCCGGGCACCGTGCGCACGAACATCAAGACCAGCACCCGCAACCGGCCCGCCGGTGCCGAGGGCGCGCTCGAAGACGTCGACATCTCAGAGGGCGTCGCCTCCGAACTCCGCTGGATCGACCCCATCGAGGCCGGCCGCATCGTCACCCGCGCCATCCGCAACGACGACCTCTACGCGCTCACCCACCCCGACTGGTGGGGCATCGTCGAGGCGCGGCAGACCGCCATCCGCGAGGCCTTCGAGAAGTACCCCGCCGTGGTGGACTCCGCCGGGAGCGAGTCGTGAGCACCTGGCGCGGAGAGGCCGGCGTGCTGCGCGCCATCAAGGAGCCGTTCTCGATCGAGCAGGTCGAGTTGCTGCCGCTCGACCCCACCCGCGTGGTGGTGAAGACGCACGCCAGCCCGTTCTGCTCCACCGACGTGAAGAACTGGATGGGCAAGCTGTACAAGATCCCGCCCACCATCCTCGGGCACGCCTCCATCGGTGAGGTCGTCGAGGTGGGCTCGGCGGTGCCTGAGTCCGCCGGCATCAGGGTCGGCCAGCGCGTCGTCGTGCCGGGAACCCCCGAGTGCGGGCGCTGCTACTACTGCTCCATCGGCGAGCCGTGGCAGTGCAGCGAGCTCTTCGATCTCGGCGGCATCTACCCCGACATCGCCCAGGGCGACGACGGCGCGCAGATCTCCTGCGCCGGATGCGTGGGGGGCTACGCGGAGTACATGTCGATCTCGGGCAACCAGGTGTTCCCGATCGAGAGCGATCTCCCCTCCGACGTGCTGTCGATGCTCGGCTGCGGCATCTCCACCGGCGTGGGCTCGGTGTTCAACGTCGCCCAGGTGCAGCCGGGAGAATCGGTGGCCATCGTTGGTGCGGGGCACCTGGGTCTGTGGATGCTGCAGGCCGCCCGACTCGCCGGTGCCGGCACGGTCGTGGTCGTCGAACCGCACGAGGGGCGGCGTGCGCTCGCAGGTGAGCTCGGGGCCGACGTGCTCGTCGACCCCGGAGCCTCGGGGTCGGGCCAGGCCGCCGACGACGCGACCGAAGGCGCCGCCGAGGCGCTCGCCGCCGTGCGCGCCGCCACGGGCGGACGCGGCGCCGACGTGGTGCTCGAGGCCGCCGGCCCCGCGGTGTCGCAGAGCTTCTCCGTGCAGGCCGCGCGCCGCGCGGGCCGCATCGTGCTCACGGGGTTCGAGATCGGGGGCGCGACCCTGCCTCTGCCGCAGGTGGAGACCGCCTTGCAGAGCCGCCGCATCCTGAGCTCGCAGAACGGACAGGTGCACATGAAGAGCGACCTGCAGCGCTACACGGCGCTCCTCGAGCGGGGTCTGCTCGACCCCGACCCCATCATCACCCGCCGCTACCCCCTCG contains the following coding sequences:
- a CDS encoding FAD-binding oxidoreductase; the protein is MTRPAPDASPYELSADAEQRFRELLGDDAVVTDRAGRDDYADPYWIKGDRSYDSSAVLYPSSTEGVQAVVRLADELEVPLWVSSQGRNNGYGGPSPRVAGSVLVSLRRMNRVLEINPTLAYAVVEPGVSWMELHAAIAEAGHNDLLVSVPDLGWGSVVGNSLDSGVTYLPLGVDFQAPTGMEVVLADGSLLRTGMGALPNSKAWHTYKRGLGPVLDPLFVQSNFGIVTKMGYWLMRKPDAYAPLFLTVPRTHQLEQAIDILRELRLSGLIRGVPVMQNTLTLASHFPELLGPMQAEGTLGEEQLDALADASGVGRWGMRTAVWGDEVVVARQVERITEAWSAIDGARVDHHRTFLRDEWDQIVDFADKVQAGIPNLDMLESMPPGFGHVGFSPAVPLVGSEMVKVVELMESTVKRETTASFLVGICVANERTAVVVGGFGFDTANDADVRDAYRTVKTMIREVGELGYGEYRAHLDFMDEAAAEYSFGDHAYLRFVERIKDAVDPKGILSPGKQGIWPANRRTT
- a CDS encoding FAD-binding oxidoreductase, which gives rise to MPHQITEADLAAFRSELAGPLLERGDDGYQAEIDGFNSLSPMAPDLVVGATGEADVQAAVRFAAAHDLEVVVQATGHGSYRGVDHGLLIRTHRLDSVTVDAEAGTYTIGAGTRWMGILPQLAEHGLAAVTGSSPSVGAVGLTLGGGVGPLSRTLGWAADRAVSYRVVIGDGSVVEVDADHHPDLFWALKGGKVGLGVVTEMTLEAVALPQIFGGGLFFAQEHIDQVHHAWLDWAATLPEAANTSIAILRLPPEGVPEPLAGRTLAHVRFAYVEEGADAARLESRGAELLAPLLEAAPVYLDFCGLLPTSEVGTIHAEPFGPLPIWERGEFLDEIDHDYVQAVLDQAGGSVESPFATVETRLLGGAIARDAALPNAIGGRGAKYSLLVIAAVIPGLNDEALPVAGPALFDAVADYSHDEINYNWAGHPTPAAFRRLWPAETAAKLAEVRKRYDPAGTFAYGH
- a CDS encoding SDR family NAD(P)-dependent oxidoreductase; the protein is MTSIEGRVAVVTGGASGIGRGIAEQLIAEGATVVIADVQQDALEATAAEIGAVGIRVDVTDPESVESLAAEVMERFGSVGILVNNAGVGPLARIADLKLADWKWLIDVNLWGVIHGVTTFLPLLQANPDGGHIVNTGSMASFAPMAGGGAYAVTKYGVAALTEALALELAEDGSPVHATLLAPGTVRTNIKTSTRNRPAGAEGALEDVDISEGVASELRWIDPIEAGRIVTRAIRNDDLYALTHPDWWGIVEARQTAIREAFEKYPAVVDSAGSES
- a CDS encoding zinc-binding dehydrogenase, translated to MSTWRGEAGVLRAIKEPFSIEQVELLPLDPTRVVVKTHASPFCSTDVKNWMGKLYKIPPTILGHASIGEVVEVGSAVPESAGIRVGQRVVVPGTPECGRCYYCSIGEPWQCSELFDLGGIYPDIAQGDDGAQISCAGCVGGYAEYMSISGNQVFPIESDLPSDVLSMLGCGISTGVGSVFNVAQVQPGESVAIVGAGHLGLWMLQAARLAGAGTVVVVEPHEGRRALAGELGADVLVDPGASGSGQAADDATEGAAEALAAVRAATGGRGADVVLEAAGPAVSQSFSVQAARRAGRIVLTGFEIGGATLPLPQVETALQSRRILSSQNGQVHMKSDLQRYTALLERGLLDPDPIITRRYPLAELDLARDRSGSLDDVCGIIVFDH